From Amycolatopsis sp. WQ 127309:
GGTCGACTACCCGACCATCGAAGGCCCCCGCAAGTTCGCGCAGCAGCTGACGATCGCGCACGACGGCCGGCCGTTCCTGATCCACGAGTCGCGGTCCTGGCTGCTCGACGACGAGGGCAACGTCATCCGCCCCGCCGCGCGCGAGACCGGGTTCTGGCGGCCGCAGGCGGACGACACGCTCGAGCTGCTGCTCACGCACAACACCGGGCTCGTCGAGCTGTACTACGGCAAGCCGCGCAACCAGACGTCCTGGGAGCTGGGCACCGACGCGGTGATCCGCACGGCCAGCGCGAAGGAAGTCAAGGCCGCCCAGCGGCTGTACGGCCTGATCGAGGGCTCCCTCGGCTACGTCGAGGAGCGCGCGATGATGGGCCAGGAGCTGCAGCCGCACACCTCGGCTCTGCTGCACCGCGTGGTCGGCTGACGGCACCCGGCATGCGCTGGCGGCGGTGTGGCGAGGACGCCGCCCTGCTGGACTGCGACTCGCTCGACCAGATGCGGGCGGCGCACGCGACGGTGCTCGCCGCGCGCCCGGACGGCGTCGTCGAACTCGTTCCCGGCGCTCGCAGCCTGCTGGTCGTCGGCGCGGTCGCCGCGGTACGGGCGTTGCTGGACGGCGCCGACCTCACGCACCCACCCGGCGGCAACCCGCGCGAAGTGACCCTCGACGTCCACTACGACGGCGAGGACCTCGCGCTGGTGGCCGCCGACGCCGGCTGCTCCGAAGACGCCGTGGCCGAGCTGCACACCGGCGCCGCCTACACGGTCGCGTTCACCGGCTTCGCACCCGGTTTCGGCTACCTGACCGGACTTCCCGCGCCGTTGCGGCAGCCGCGGCTGGACTCCCCGCGCACCCGCGTCCCGGCCGGGTCGGTGGGGCTGGCGGGCGAGTTCACCGGCGTCTACCCCCGCGAGTCCCCGGGCGGCTGGCGGCTGCTCGGGCACACGACCACGCCGCTGTTCGACGCCCACGCCGACCCGCCCGCGCTGCTCGCACCGGGCGATCGCGTGCGGTTCCGGAGCGTCCGGTGAGGTCACTGGAAGTCGTCTCGCCGGGCCCTCATGCGCTGATCGAGGACCTCGGCCGGCCCGGTTACGCGCACCTCGGCGTGGCACCGTCGGGTGCGCTCGACACGGCATCGCTGCGGCTGGCGAACCGGCTCGTCGGCAACCCCGAGGGCCTGGCCGGCATCGAAGCCTTGCTCGGCGGGCTTTCGGTGCGCTTCACGGCATCGGCGACGGTGGCCGTGACCGGCCCGTCGGTCCCGGTCGACGTCGACGGCCGTCCCTTCGGCTCCCACACGGCGGTCTTCGTCGGAGCCGGGCAGACACTTGCCGTGGGCACGCCCGGTGCCGGGTTGCGCTGCTACCTGGCGGTGTCCGGCGGGATCGACGTCGAGGAGGTGCTGGGCAGCCGGTCCCGGGACGTCCTGTCCGGCATCGGCCCGGCACCACTGCGGTCCGGCGACGTCCTGCCGCTCGGCCCGGTGCGCGGGGTCCCGGTGGGCGCGGACGTCGTCGTCCCGGCCGCGGCGCCCGCGAGCCTGGTGATCCCGGTGACGCCGGGCCCCCGCGACGACTGGCTGGAGTCCCCGGCCGAGGGCCTGTCGGCGTGGTGGACGGTGACGCCGGAGTCGAACCGCGTCGGCCTGCGCCTGGACGGCACGCCGCTGCGCCGGGCCGCGGAGTTCGCCGAGGCGGAGCTGCCCAGCGAAGGCGTGCTGACGGGCGCGATCCAGGTCCCGCCGAGCGGCCTCCCGGTGGTCTTCCTGAACGACCACCCCACCACGGGCGGCTACCCCGTCGCGGCAGTGGTCCGGACCGCCGCGCTGGCCGCGCTCGCCCAGGCCCGGCCGGGCACCCGGGTGCGCTTCCGGATGACGTGAAGCGCCCGCCCACCGCAACAGCCGCCCCTGCCGGCGGTTCCGCCCCAACCGCGCCACCGGTGCCGGGAAAGCCGTGAAGGCCTCCTTCCCGGCTCTTATGGCCGGGAAGGAGGCCTTCACGGCTTTCGGTGGGGTGGAGGGCGTGCTTCCGGGTGACGTGAAAGGTCTGTACCGCCACGCGGGTGAGACCCGGATCACCCGGTGCACCCGTCCGGGTAGCGCCCGGAACCATGTCGCGGCGCCACCCGTCCTGATAGCTGTGGAACAGGTGACGATCAGCGGTGGCACGGGTTTCCTGGACGTGAACGTGCGCGCGCGGGCGGAGCTGCCCCAGGCGTTGCGGATCGCGCTCGCCACCGGGCAGCTGCGGCGTCCGCTGGCCACCACGCTCGGCCCGGTGCTCGACCTGCTCGTCGACGGCGACTACCGCGTCAGCGGCCCGGAACGCGTGCCGGACGACCAGGATCTCACCCCCACCGACACCTGGCCGCCGTCCGACGAGGCGCGCGTCGGCTACTACCGGACCGCGATCCGCACCGGCCACCGCCCGGTCGCCGTGGTGCTGGCCGACGGCGAGCGCGAGCTGATCCTCGACGGCCACCACAAGATCGCCGCCTACCGCGCCGAAGAGATCGCCCCCGCGGTCGTGCGGATCGCTCAGGCGTACTCGGCCTCGTAGGCCGCCACCAGCTCCGCGTACACCGCCGACGAGTCGGGCAGCCGCGCGCCGTCCAGCGTGTGGACGCGCGTCAGCTTGCGGACCGACGAAGCCATGAACACACCGTCCCCCGCCACCAGGT
This genomic window contains:
- a CDS encoding allophanate hydrolase subunit 1; translation: MRWRRCGEDAALLDCDSLDQMRAAHATVLAARPDGVVELVPGARSLLVVGAVAAVRALLDGADLTHPPGGNPREVTLDVHYDGEDLALVAADAGCSEDAVAELHTGAAYTVAFTGFAPGFGYLTGLPAPLRQPRLDSPRTRVPAGSVGLAGEFTGVYPRESPGGWRLLGHTTTPLFDAHADPPALLAPGDRVRFRSVR
- a CDS encoding FABP family protein, which gives rise to MADSGDDAIAAAEMRAASTRARNLPLWDDLPIPNDTANLREGPDLNEACLALLPMVGVWRGEGEVDYPTIEGPRKFAQQLTIAHDGRPFLIHESRSWLLDDEGNVIRPAARETGFWRPQADDTLELLLTHNTGLVELYYGKPRNQTSWELGTDAVIRTASAKEVKAAQRLYGLIEGSLGYVEERAMMGQELQPHTSALLHRVVG
- a CDS encoding biotin-dependent carboxyltransferase family protein, whose product is MRSLEVVSPGPHALIEDLGRPGYAHLGVAPSGALDTASLRLANRLVGNPEGLAGIEALLGGLSVRFTASATVAVTGPSVPVDVDGRPFGSHTAVFVGAGQTLAVGTPGAGLRCYLAVSGGIDVEEVLGSRSRDVLSGIGPAPLRSGDVLPLGPVRGVPVGADVVVPAAAPASLVIPVTPGPRDDWLESPAEGLSAWWTVTPESNRVGLRLDGTPLRRAAEFAEAELPSEGVLTGAIQVPPSGLPVVFLNDHPTTGGYPVAAVVRTAALAALAQARPGTRVRFRMT